The following is a genomic window from Gymnodinialimonas ceratoperidinii.
ATGGCGCCAAGCGCAACATCCTGCGCTGCCTTGCCAGCGCGGGCGTGGATGTGACAGTCATGCCCGCCTCGACCACGGCGGAAGAGGTTCTGGCTCAATCGCCTGACGGCGTGTTTTTGTCGAACGGCCCCGGCGATCCGGCGGCGACGGGCGAATATGCCGTGCCGACGATCAAAGGCGTGCTGGAAGCCGATATCCCGGTCTTCGGGATCTGTCTCGGCCACCAGATGCTGGCCCTGGCCCTTGGTGCGCAGACCGTGAAGATGAACCACGGCCACCACGGCGCGAACCATCCGGTCAAGGACCTGACCACCGGCAAGGTGGAGATCACCTCGATGAACCACGGCTTTACGGTCGACAGCCAGACCCTCCCTGAAGGTGTGGCCGAGACCCATGTCAGCCTCTTCGACGGCTCGAACTGTGGCATCGCGGTCGAGGGCAAGCCGATCTTTTCGGTCCAGCACCACCCCGAAGCGAGCCCCGGCCCGCAGGACAGCTTCTACCTCTTCGAGCGTTTTGCCGAGGCGGTGAACGCGCGGGTGAAGACCCCGGCCTGAGCGCATCACCGCGCCGAAAACGGCGCGTTTACCAAATGTTAACCGGTTTCGCCTGAAATTGGTCCACGCGTTAAGGGCGTTGACCAAGAGGATTGCGATTTCGTGGACGGGGATGCGCCCCATGTCAGCCGGCTCCCGAGCCAGAGGAACTCCGAGGCCCCATCCTCGGACGCGGCCCTTTCGCCTGCCGTATCCACGCCTGACGCGCCCCTGCGGAAGAGCGTCCATCAGACACCAGGCGAGCCGACCCGCCTGCGGTCCGTGCTGGTCGACCGCGGGCTGGCGGATAACGCGCAACTCGATGCCGCCGAAGCCGCCATGCGCGGCACGCAGTTGTCGCTCGGCCAGGTCCTCACCGCGCGCGGGATCATCAGCGAAGCGGAGCTGCTTTCGGCCCTGACGCAGATCTATGGCGTCGGCATCGCCGATCTCTCGACCGATGTGCCGGACCCGACCCTCGCGCAGCATCTCCCCGCGAGTTCAGCGATCACGGCGGAGGCGGTGGTCTGGAAAAACGCCGGCTCCGCGCTTGTGGTGGCCACGGCGCGACCGGACCGGTTGCAGGACCTCCACGCGCTGATGCCGGAGGACCAGCGCATCGTCACGGTGCTGGCCGCGCGCCAGCAGATCCTCGACGCGCAACGTGTCCTCTACGGTGGGGCGCTCGCCCGCGCGGCCGAGGGACGCGCGCCGGAGCGGATTTCCTGCCGCTCGTGGCGCAGTGATGCGCTAAGCCGCTACATCCTCGCCGCCGCCCTGTGCCTAGTGTCGCTCTACCTGCTGGTGCCTCAGGCGCTTGTCGTCGGGCTCATCGGCTTCTCGATCTTGATCTACATGGCCAATTGCACGCTGAAGTTCTCGGCCTTCGCGCAGGCGCTGCGCGGCGCGACGGGTCCGCCCCCCGCTGCCTCGTCCGAGCCGCGCTTCCTGCATCAGCCGACGGTCACGCTTCTGGTGCCGCTCCTGCGTGAGCCGGAGGTCGCAGGCGCGCTTGTCGATCGGCTGCGGCGGATCAACTACCCGCGCGAGAGGCTCGACGTGATCCTTGTGGTGGAGGCGGATGATCCGCTGACCCTCGCCGCCTTGCGCGGCCGGAGCCTGCCTGCGTGGATGCGCGCGGTCATCGTGCCAAGCGGCAGCCCGCAGACCAAGCCTCGGGCGCTGAACTACGCCCTGAACTACGCGCGCGGCGATATCGTGGGCATCTATGATGCCGAAGACCGACCCGAGCCGGATCAGATTAGCCGCGTCGTCCAGCGCTTTGGCGAGGTGCCTCCGACGGTGGCCTGCCTGCAGGGGCAGCTTGATTACTACAACGCGCGGCACAATTGGCTGAGCCGTCTGTTCACCGTCGAATACGCCGCGTGGTTCCGCGTGCTCCTGCCGGGTGTGCAGCGGATGGGACTGGTCGTGCCCCTTGGCGGAACCACGGTTTTCCTGCGCCGCAACGTGCTGGAGGAAGTCGGCGCCTGGGACGCGCACAACGTGACCGAGGACGCGGAGCTTGGCCTGCGCCTGACCCGCGCGGGCTATGCGACCGAGATTGTCGAGACCACGACATTCGAAGAGGCCAACGCCGCCGCCCTGCCCTGGATCAAGCAACGCTCGCGCTGGCTGAAAGGCTACCTGATGACCTGGGGCGCCGCGATGCGCCGCCCGGCCGTGCTGCGGGCGGAATTGGGCCCGTGGCGGTTCTGGTGGCTGCAGATCCAGTTCGGAGGCGCGGTTCTGGGGTTTCTTACCGCGCCCCTGTTATGGAGCTTCATGCTCAAGCCCTTCGGCGTCTGGCACCCGATGGACGTGGTGATGTCGCCCTTCGCCTATGGCGTGCTGGCCACCATCATGCTGACGGGGCTTTTCGGCTCTGTCGCGATTTCGATCTACGCCTGCCGTGTGGCGCATCTGCGGCATCTCCGGCCGATCACGCCGCTGGTCGAGCCGTACTACCTGTTCGGCACCATCGCCGCGTGGATCGGGCTGTTCGAGCTGATGGCGCGGCCGTTCTTCTGGGCCAAGACCACCCATGGAAATTTCGGCGCGGCGAAGCTCGGGAACCTGGACGAGACCGTCCGCGCAGGGGACGATCAACTGCGCTGCGCTTCCTCGCGAAGACGGACCTGAAAGGCCGTCGACAGATGCGCCTTCAGGGCCGAGGCCGCGCGGTCTCCATCACGCGCGGCGATGGCGTCGACGATGGCGGCATGCTCCTCCATTGCGTCTTCCCCGCGACCGGCGGCGGCCAGCGAGGTGCGCGCCATGAGCGCCATGGAGCGATAGACGAGGTCCAGCTGCTGCACGAGGTAGCGGTTGTGGGAGGCGAGGTGGATCTGGTGGTGGAAGCGCCGATTGGCGCGGGCGAGGGTTTCGGGATCGCCCACCAGCGCGCGGTCCTGCTCGACCATATCGTAGAGCACCGCGATCTCTTCCTGCGCGGCATGTTGCGCAGCAAGGCGCGCGGCAAGCCCCTCGAGTTCCTGACGCACGACGTAAAGCTCTGCCATCTGGGCATGATCGAGGGACGCCACGATCAGCGACCGGCCATCCCGCGACAGGAGCGATTGCGTCTCGAGCCGCTGCAACGCCTCGCGGATCGGGGTGCGGCTGACGCCAAGGCGCTCGGCCAACTCGCTTTCCACCAAGCGCGATCCGGGGCGGTAGACGCCGCCGTCGATCGCCTCGAGGATCATTGCATAGGCGTCCTTCTGCCCCACGTCACTCATTGCGAAATCGTCCCTTTATCAAGGCCACGGAAGCTAAGGGCCGGCCCGGATACTGTCCAGTGGCTTGCGCCATCGCCTGCACGCGCTTAAGCCCGGCCCATGGCACAATTGCACGACATCGAAACCTGGGTCTTCGACCTCGACAACACGCTCTATCCGCCCGACATGGCGCTGTTTCCGCAGGTGAACGCCAAGATGGCGGCCTATGTCTGCAAGGTTCTTGGCGTCACGCTGGCCGAGGCGAACGCGCTGCGCCGCGAATACTATCTCGCCCATGGAACGACGCTGGCCGGGCTGATGCTGCACCACGGGGTGGATCCCGATCCCTATCTGCTCGACGTGCACAACATTGATTTCTCGGTCCTGTCGCCAGACCCCGCGCTGGCAGAGGCGATCAAGGCGCTGCCCGGTCGCAAGATCGTCTACACCAACGGCACCGCGCCCTACGCCGAGGCCGTGGCGCACGCGCGCGGGCTCGATGGGCTTTTTGACGCCATCTACGGCGTCGAACACGCGGATTATCATCCCAAGCCGTCGGCCGAGGCCTTTGATACCGTCTTCGGGAAGGTCGGGCTGACGCCGACCCGCGCCGCGATGTTCGAGGATGAGGCCCGCAACCTGCGCGTGCCCCACGGCCTTGGCCTGACCACGATCCATGTCGCGCCGGTGCCTGAGGAAGATGATTTTATCCACCACGGCACGGACGATCTGACGGGTTTTCTGCAGAACCTGCCCGGCTAGGGCGGCGCGCGCGGCACATCGCCGCTTTCCCCCCTGCGGTGCGCGGCCTACATCTTGGCGATGAGTGACGTACAAGACATCGATATCTTCATCTCCGGCGGCGGCGTGGCCGGGCTGGCGGCCACGATTGCCTTCGCGCAGGCCGGGTTCTCGACCCTCTGCGCCGATCCGACCCCGCCGGTGACCCTGTGCGACGCGGACGGCGCAGACCTGCGCACGACGGCGTTTCTGCAACCGGCCCAAGCATTTCTGGACGACATCGGCATCTGGCCCGACCTCGCGCCCCATGCGACGCCGCTGCAAGTCATGCGGATCGTGGATGCCGGCGGCGAAGAGGCGGAAGCGCGCGCCAGCCATGATTTCGATGCCGCCGATATCTCGGACAAACCTTTCGGGTGGAACCTGCCGAACTGGTTGCTGCGCCGCGAGATGGTGGCGCATATCGCGACGCTGCCGGGGGCCGAGTTTCTGCCCGGTGTGGGCACGGCCTCAGTGCTGACGCGGCAGAAAGAGACCCGCGTGAGCCTGAGCGACGGCAGACGTCTGCGGGCGAAGCTGATCGTGGCGGCTGACGGCCGCGCCTCTCCGGTGCGCGAGGCCATGGGCATCGATGTGCGCACGACCCGGTACGGGCAGAAAGCGCTGGCCTTCGCGGTGACCCACGGGGCGCCGCACCGGAATGTCTCGACCGAAATTCATCGCAGCGGCGGGCCGTTTACCCTCGTGCCCCTGCCCGATCACAACGGGCAGCCCTGCTCGGCCATCGTCTGGATGGACCGAGGGGCAGAAATCGCGCGGCTGGCCGCCCTGCCCGAGATCGCGTTCGAGGCGGAGATGACCGAGCGTTCGGCGGGGCTCTACGGGCCCTTGAAGCTCGCCTCGCGGCGCACCGTCTGGCCGATCATCAGCCAAGTGGCGGAGCGCATGGCCGGCGAACGGGTGGCGCTCATTGCGGAGGCCGCCCACGTCGTGCCACCGATCGGCGCGCAGGGGTTGAACATGAGCCTTGGAGATATCGCGGCGCTTCTGGCCATCGCGCAGGACCGCCCGGCCGATCCCGGTGCGGCGGCCGGTCTCGACCGATACGCGCGGGCGCGGCAGCTAGAGGTGACGGCGCGGGTGACGGGCATTGACGCCTTGAACCGGGCGTCGATGGCCGAGGCGCAGGGGCTGCGCGACATGCGCTTGCAGGCGCTGAACGCGCTCTATGCCGTGGCCCCCGTGCGCCGCCTTCTCATGCGGGCGGGCCTTGGGGCGACGGGCTGAATTTTCCGTATTTTTGAAAAGGTGAAGCAGAGGCGTCGTGCCCTGCTTCACCGGAAGCGGCGTTACGGGTAGACCTGATCCAGCGCCTTTTGCAGGCGCTCCAATGCGGCGTCGACGTCGTAGAGTTTGTCGAGGCCGAACAGACCGAGGCGGAAGGTCATGAAATCGGCAGGCTCATCGACGGCGAGCGGGACACCGGCGGCAATCTGCATGCCAAGCGCCGCGAACTTGGCGCCGGATTTGATCTCGGGGTCATCGGTGTAGCTGACGACCACGCCCGGGGCGCCGAACCCTTCGGCGGCGACCGACTGGATGCCCTTTTCCTTCAGCATGGCGCGGGCGCCGTTGCCGAGTTTCCACTGGGCGTCCTTCAGCTTCTCAAAACCGTAATCGCGGGTTTCCTGCATCGTGTCGCGGAACACCCGCAGGGCGTCGGTCGGCATAGTGGCGAGGTAGGCGTGGCCGCCGTTCTCGTAGGCCAGCATGATCTTGTGCCAGGCCTTGAGGTCGCCCGCGAAGGAGTTCGAGGTGGTTTCCTCCATCCGCGCGAGCGCGCGGTCGGACATCATCACGAGGCCGGCACAAGGCTGCGCCGACCAGCCTTTTTGCGGCGCGGAGAGCAGCACGTCGACGCCGGTTTCCTGCATGTCGACCCAGACGCAGCCCGAGGCGATGCAATCGAGCACCATCAGCGCGCCGACGTCGTGGGCGGCTTCGGCGAGCGCCTTGATGTAATCGTCGGGCAGGATCACGCCGGCCGAGGTTTCCACGTGAGGAGCGAAGACGATGCCGGGCTTGGACTCACGGATCTTGGCGGTGACCTCTTCGATCGGCGCCGGCGCATAGGGAGAATGGGGCGCATTGCCCGAAGGGCGCGCCTTCATCACGGTGACCTCGCCTGCGAAACCGCCTGCGTCGAGGATCTGCGACCAGCGGAAGGAGAACCAGCCGTTGCGCACCACCAGAACGTCGGTGCCCTGCGCGAACTGGCGGGCGACTGCCTCCATCCCGAAGGAGCCGCCGCCGGGCACGAGGGCCACGGCATCGGCGTTATAGACCTCTTTGAGCATGGCGGAGATGTCCGTCATCACCTTCTGGAAGCTGGCGGACATGTGGTTGAGCGAGCGGTCGGTGAAGACGACCGAGTATTCCAGCAGGCCATCGGGATCGATATCGTCGAGCAGGGCGTTCATGGGCATTCCTCCGTTTGCCGTATGGATAGGGCGGCGGCGCGGTGGGGTAAACCCCGGGGAAGGCAGGGCTTAAAGCGGCCCCGGGCGCTGTTCTTCGGACAGCAGGACATTCGCCTCGACGTTGCCGACGGAGGGAAGCGTCATGATCCGGCGGCGCAGGACGCGCTCGAAATCCGCCAGATCGCGAGCAACGACACGGAGGCGGTAGTCATAGAGGCCGAGGACATGCTCCACCGTCTGCACCTCGGGGATGGCGGTGATCGCGCGCTCGAAATCCTCGAGGCTGACGCGGGACTTGGTGGCGAGTTTCACGCCGAGA
Proteins encoded in this region:
- a CDS encoding glycosyltransferase family 2 protein; translated protein: MDGDAPHVSRLPSQRNSEAPSSDAALSPAVSTPDAPLRKSVHQTPGEPTRLRSVLVDRGLADNAQLDAAEAAMRGTQLSLGQVLTARGIISEAELLSALTQIYGVGIADLSTDVPDPTLAQHLPASSAITAEAVVWKNAGSALVVATARPDRLQDLHALMPEDQRIVTVLAARQQILDAQRVLYGGALARAAEGRAPERISCRSWRSDALSRYILAAALCLVSLYLLVPQALVVGLIGFSILIYMANCTLKFSAFAQALRGATGPPPAASSEPRFLHQPTVTLLVPLLREPEVAGALVDRLRRINYPRERLDVILVVEADDPLTLAALRGRSLPAWMRAVIVPSGSPQTKPRALNYALNYARGDIVGIYDAEDRPEPDQISRVVQRFGEVPPTVACLQGQLDYYNARHNWLSRLFTVEYAAWFRVLLPGVQRMGLVVPLGGTTVFLRRNVLEEVGAWDAHNVTEDAELGLRLTRAGYATEIVETTTFEEANAAALPWIKQRSRWLKGYLMTWGAAMRRPAVLRAELGPWRFWWLQIQFGGAVLGFLTAPLLWSFMLKPFGVWHPMDVVMSPFAYGVLATIMLTGLFGSVAISIYACRVAHLRHLRPITPLVEPYYLFGTIAAWIGLFELMARPFFWAKTTHGNFGAAKLGNLDETVRAGDDQLRCASSRRRT
- a CDS encoding GntR family transcriptional regulator, with translation MSDVGQKDAYAMILEAIDGGVYRPGSRLVESELAERLGVSRTPIREALQRLETQSLLSRDGRSLIVASLDHAQMAELYVVRQELEGLAARLAAQHAAQEEIAVLYDMVEQDRALVGDPETLARANRRFHHQIHLASHNRYLVQQLDLVYRSMALMARTSLAAAGRGEDAMEEHAAIVDAIAARDGDRAASALKAHLSTAFQVRLREEAQRS
- a CDS encoding pyrimidine 5'-nucleotidase, which translates into the protein MAQLHDIETWVFDLDNTLYPPDMALFPQVNAKMAAYVCKVLGVTLAEANALRREYYLAHGTTLAGLMLHHGVDPDPYLLDVHNIDFSVLSPDPALAEAIKALPGRKIVYTNGTAPYAEAVAHARGLDGLFDAIYGVEHADYHPKPSAEAFDTVFGKVGLTPTRAAMFEDEARNLRVPHGLGLTTIHVAPVPEEDDFIHHGTDDLTGFLQNLPG
- a CDS encoding UbiH/UbiF family hydroxylase encodes the protein MSDVQDIDIFISGGGVAGLAATIAFAQAGFSTLCADPTPPVTLCDADGADLRTTAFLQPAQAFLDDIGIWPDLAPHATPLQVMRIVDAGGEEAEARASHDFDAADISDKPFGWNLPNWLLRREMVAHIATLPGAEFLPGVGTASVLTRQKETRVSLSDGRRLRAKLIVAADGRASPVREAMGIDVRTTRYGQKALAFAVTHGAPHRNVSTEIHRSGGPFTLVPLPDHNGQPCSAIVWMDRGAEIARLAALPEIAFEAEMTERSAGLYGPLKLASRRTVWPIISQVAERMAGERVALIAEAAHVVPPIGAQGLNMSLGDIAALLAIAQDRPADPGAAAGLDRYARARQLEVTARVTGIDALNRASMAEAQGLRDMRLQALNALYAVAPVRRLLMRAGLGATG
- a CDS encoding aminotransferase class V-fold PLP-dependent enzyme; this encodes MNALLDDIDPDGLLEYSVVFTDRSLNHMSASFQKVMTDISAMLKEVYNADAVALVPGGGSFGMEAVARQFAQGTDVLVVRNGWFSFRWSQILDAGGFAGEVTVMKARPSGNAPHSPYAPAPIEEVTAKIRESKPGIVFAPHVETSAGVILPDDYIKALAEAAHDVGALMVLDCIASGCVWVDMQETGVDVLLSAPQKGWSAQPCAGLVMMSDRALARMEETTSNSFAGDLKAWHKIMLAYENGGHAYLATMPTDALRVFRDTMQETRDYGFEKLKDAQWKLGNGARAMLKEKGIQSVAAEGFGAPGVVVSYTDDPEIKSGAKFAALGMQIAAGVPLAVDEPADFMTFRLGLFGLDKLYDVDAALERLQKALDQVYP
- a CDS encoding Lrp/AsnC family transcriptional regulator, with protein sequence MIDLDDTDMEILRLLSRDATLKASEVGRRVGLSQPAAWRRIKRLTESGVIAGRRLDLDAAAIGFGVTVFLGVKLATKSRVSLEDFERAITAIPEVQTVEHVLGLYDYRLRVVARDLADFERVLRRRIMTLPSVGNVEANVLLSEEQRPGPL